The genomic segment AAGTCCGCGCCAATTGACGGAAATTGAAGAATTTGTCAAAACTTATAAAGTTAAAACCATTTTTGTGGAAAGTAATGCTTCATCAAAAGTTGCGAAAACTTTGGTCAAATCTACAGGCGTTAAACTAAAACAATTAAACCCTTTGGAAGCTGATCCGCAAAATAATAATACTTATCTTGAAAATCTAGAAGCCAATCTAGCGACATTGGCAAAAGAATTGAAAAAATGAGGAGAATCATGAAGAAAAAATATCTTATCGGTTCTGTTGCAGTTGTTGTCCTAAGTTTGTGTAGCTATGAGCTGGGGCGTCATCAGACAGTATCTAGCAAGGAAAATAACCGTGTTGCTTATGTAAATGGAAAATCTAAAGCAAACAAGGGCAAGCAAGCAGAGAATTTGTCGCCTGATGAAGTGAGCGCGAAAGAAGGGATCAATGCGGAACAGATTGTTGTCAAAATTACAGACCAAGGTTACGTAACTTCTCACGGTGATCATTATCATTATTATAATGGGAAAGTCCCTTATGATGCGATTATCAGTGAAGAGCTGATTATGCGGGATCCAAACTATACCTTGCAGCAGTCTGATATTATCAACGAAGTGAAAGATGGCTACATTATCAAGGTAAATGGGAAATATTACCTTTACTTGAAAGATCCAAATCATACCAGTAATGTTCGTACAAAAGAAGAAATTGCTCGCCAAAGGGCAGAATATAGCGGCAAAGGTCATAAGGGAGCGAAAGGTGGTGCTGTAACAACAGCTGTCAAAGAAGCTCGTGCACAAGGTCGTTATACGACGGATGACGGCTATGTTTTCAATCCGACAGATGTGATAGAAGATACTGGAGATGGCTTCATCGTACCGCATGGTAATCATTTCCATTATATTCCAAAGAAAGATTTGTCTCCTAGTGAGTTAGCTGCTGCTCAGAGCTATTGGGACAACAAACACAAATCTGGCGGTACGCCATCAACTCCGAGTCCAAGTCCAACGCCATCAAGACCATCAAATGGCGGAACTACACTACCTTCTATCCATTACCAACCATCAACGCCGGGAACACAGACTCATCAGGGCAATAATCATCATGCGCAGCCATCACAACCAAGTCATCAGAATACTCCATCTGCTCATCAAGAAATCATCAATCTGTTAAAACAACTGTACTTGATGCCGTTAAACCAACGTCATGTGGAATCTGATGGTTTGATATTTGACCCGGCACAGATTACTAAAAAATCTTCTAGTGGGGTGGCAGTGCCACATGGTAATCATTATCATTTCATTTACTATAGTCAAATGTCGCCACTAGAAGAAAAAATTTCGCGGATGATTGTTCCTGGTACGGACTATTCAGAAGCGAAAAAGCTAGCTGGTCAAAGTAATCAACAGACAAACCCAAGTAAACCGAACCAAGATACGGGCAAGGACCAAACACAGCCAAACAAACCTAATGATGGCAAGCAAACTGAGCCAAGCAAAGAGCCTGAAAAGCCAAAAGAAGAACCATCTGAGACAGAAGTGACGGATGAACAGATTCAAACCTTTATCAATAAGGCTGAAAGTTTGATGAGTAAGGTGACAAATGCTAGTCAAAAGGCAAACTTTGAAGAGCAACTCGCTGGTATCAAATCTGGCTTCACTCTTGGAACAGAAGAAAAAGCAACAGTGCTTCAAAAAGTGAAAGATTTGTTGTCTGAAATCGTCAAGGCGGTTGATCCGAAAACACAAGCGGGACTGACAAAGAAAAATGCTGAAATCGTTGCTGCTTTCAAGAAAGTCTTAACACCAATTCGTCAAACGCTTGAAAGCAAAGGGGATAAAGCACAACTGGCAATGGTTGAAAACCTCATGCAACAGGCTGCCAATCCGAATGTGGATAAGCTTGCCTTATTGGATAAGGTTTTGAAATTGTCAAGTGAGGTACAGCACCCTGACCGCGCAGGCAAAGCAAATTCGCAAATTGTTTATACGGCTGATGAAGTAGCATTAGCTAAAGCTGCAGGTCGTTATGCAACATCAGACGGCTATATCTTTGATCCACATGATTTGACGGAAGACCAAGGCGATGGCT from the Streptococcus constellatus subsp. constellatus genome contains:
- a CDS encoding pneumococcal-type histidine triad protein — translated: MKKKYLIGSVAVVVLSLCSYELGRHQTVSSKENNRVAYVNGKSKANKGKQAENLSPDEVSAKEGINAEQIVVKITDQGYVTSHGDHYHYYNGKVPYDAIISEELIMRDPNYTLQQSDIINEVKDGYIIKVNGKYYLYLKDPNHTSNVRTKEEIARQRAEYSGKGHKGAKGGAVTTAVKEARAQGRYTTDDGYVFNPTDVIEDTGDGFIVPHGNHFHYIPKKDLSPSELAAAQSYWDNKHKSGGTPSTPSPSPTPSRPSNGGTTLPSIHYQPSTPGTQTHQGNNHHAQPSQPSHQNTPSAHQEIINLLKQLYLMPLNQRHVESDGLIFDPAQITKKSSSGVAVPHGNHYHFIYYSQMSPLEEKISRMIVPGTDYSEAKKLAGQSNQQTNPSKPNQDTGKDQTQPNKPNDGKQTEPSKEPEKPKEEPSETEVTDEQIQTFINKAESLMSKVTNASQKANFEEQLAGIKSGFTLGTEEKATVLQKVKDLLSEIVKAVDPKTQAGLTKKNAEIVAAFKKVLTPIRQTLESKGDKAQLAMVENLMQQAANPNVDKLALLDKVLKLSSEVQHPDRAGKANSQIVYTADEVALAKAAGRYATSDGYIFDPHDLTEDQGDGYTAPHMNHSHYIPKSDLSKSERQAAEAYMKNKKPQKSEDNQTNPNKETALSIYNRVTPAKKVPVEAMPYNTAYVVDMKNGQLIIPHHDHYHNISLSWFDQGLYKAPDGYSMEDFLATVKYYVTHPEDRPHSDNGFGNSSQHGKKNQSDNGKNYAPNEEPKENEGKSANKESDAQKEKSEETEERPTVDPEEAAEEARAKSYGLSVQEFKKKLIKIAFKYNVSLENLSYQPANKTVSFTDASGTTKVVNILTAEVVS